A section of the Alkalihalobacillus sp. LMS39 genome encodes:
- the rplL gene encoding 50S ribosomal protein L7/L12, with product MSKDQIIEAIKEMTVLELNDLVKAIEEEFGVTAAAPVAVAGGAAEGGAAEQTEFDVILEAPGGSKINVIKVVREITGLGLKEAKALVDGAPAPIKEGVAKEEAEEMKAKLEEAGATVEVK from the coding sequence ATGAGTAAAGATCAAATCATTGAAGCGATTAAAGAAATGACAGTTTTAGAATTAAACGACCTTGTAAAAGCAATCGAAGAGGAGTTTGGTGTAACTGCAGCTGCTCCTGTAGCTGTTGCTGGTGGAGCTGCTGAAGGCGGAGCTGCTGAGCAAACTGAATTCGACGTAATCCTTGAAGCTCCAGGCGGATCAAAAATCAACGTTATCAAAGTTGTTCGTGAAATCACTGGCCTTGGCTTAAAAGAAGCAAAAGCTTTAGTTGATGGCGCTCCAGCTCCAATCAAAGAAGGCGTAGCAAAAGAAGAAGCAGAAGAAATGAAAGCTAAGCTTGAAGAAGCTGGCGCAACTGTAGAAGTTAAGTAA